In Verrucomicrobiota bacterium, the DNA window AACTCCCGCCTCCGCGACCAGCTCGCGTGGGCGCGGCAGACCGGGTGGAAACTCAAGCCCGCGCGCGTCATCTCACGCGACCCCGCCAACTGGTGGCGCACCGTCTTCATCGACATCGGCAGCCACCACGGTGTGAAGGCCGACATGCCTGTCGTCGCCCCGGACGGACTCGTCGGCCGCATTTCAAACGTCGGGTTGCTTCGCTCGCAAGTCGTGCTCCTCGGCGACCCGGCGTGCCGCGTCTCCGCGCTCATCAAGGAGTCCGGTGAAAACGGATTCATCTCGCCCATGCCCGCGCACTTCGACGACTCGCGGTTCGTCGTGCTCAACTACCTCTCCCGCGCGGGCGCCCCGAAGCCCGGCCAGGCCGTCGTCTCGAGCGGCACCGAGCTCAAGCCCGGCCAGACCGTGCTCTCAAGCGGGCAAGGCGGCGTCTTTCCGAAGGGTCTGCACATCGGCCAGGTCGTCGACACGCGCGTGGTGGGCTACGGCCTCTACACCGAGGCGCGCGTCCAGCTCGCGGTCAACCTGAACACCATCGAGGAAGTGTGGGTGTTGCTCGAATGAAAGAGTCCAAAGTCCAAAATCCAAAGTTCAAACGTGCAGGCGTTCGCCGGGAGGCTCTGCACCTCTCCCGGCATCTGACACAAGACCCGCCGACGCCCGGCACTGGAGGTGCGCCATGAAAGGACTCCACGCCCTCGCGATTCTGTCTGCCGCATTCCTTTCGGTGTTCGTCGAGTCATTGCCCGGTGGCTTGCGGCACATGCTCGGCGCTCAAGTGGACCTTCTGCCGTCGCTGATCGTTTACGCCGCGCTGACGACGGACGTGACCACGGTCGCGCTCGTCGCGGTGTTTGGAGGCCTGTGGTTCGATTCGTTCTCGGCGAATCCGCTTGGCATTTCCGTGCT includes these proteins:
- the mreC gene encoding rod shape-determining protein MreC: MQRRKHLVVVGLVVLMVVVLLNLPASTTTRLKLALGSLFLPLFGIAGATSHTAGKLGDAVTPRSDLIRELDSLRKENGELKVRLAEKDALERENSRLRDQLAWARQTGWKLKPARVISRDPANWWRTVFIDIGSHHGVKADMPVVAPDGLVGRISNVGLLRSQVVLLGDPACRVSALIKESGENGFISPMPAHFDDSRFVVLNYLSRAGAPKPGQAVVSSGTELKPGQTVLSSGQGGVFPKGLHIGQVVDTRVVGYGLYTEARVQLAVNLNTIEEVWVLLE